The sequence ATTTTGTTAGGTAATGGGTAAAAAGCAAGAGCGACGAGGGGAATGATGTGATGCCGCAACAAGGTTCCGCTTCCCAGCCGTTCAAGATGAGAGGTGAACTGAATTGGCCTGGAATCAGACGAAGCTCGAAGAACTGCGCGCAAAGTTTGCCGACAGCCACGGCGGCGAGATATTCGACCCCGACTTCCGCAAGGTAGCCGACAAGATCTTCTCAAAAAGCGGCACGCGCCTTGCGCCCTATGCCGGCGTTCCGACATTCCTCAGCGCTCCTTATATGCCCGTTGGCGCCGACGAGCCGGATTTCGGCAATCTGCAGGTCGCAATCACCGGCGTTCCGATGGATCTCGGCGTCACCAACCGTCCGGGATCGCGCTTCGGACCGCGGGCACTGCGCGCAATCGAGCGCATTGGCCCTTATAACCATGTGCTGGGCACGGCGCCGCTTTTCGATCTTCGCGCAGCCGACATCGGCGACGTTCCCTTCCAGAGCCGTTACCGACTGGAGCTCAGCCATGACGACATCGAAAAACGCATCGGCCAGATCGTCGATGCAGGAATCGCACCGCTTTGCGTCGGCGGCGATCACTCGATAACTCACCCGATCCTCAAGGCACTGGGCAAGAAGCAGCCGGTCGGCATGATTCACATCGATGCGCATTGTGACACCGGCGGCGCCTTCGACCAGACAAAATTCCACCACGGCGGTCCCTTCCGCAATGCCGTTCTCGACGGCGTGCTCGATCCGACACGCACGGTGCAGATCGGGATCCGCGGTTCGGCAGAATATCTGTGGGAGTTTTCCTACGAATCCGGAATGACGGTGATCCACGCCGAGGAGGTGACGGAGATGGGCATGTCCGCGATCATCGAAAGGGCGAAGAAAATTGTCGGCGACGCGCCGACCTATCTTTCCTTCGACGTCGACAGCCTCGATCCGAGCTTTGCCCCCGGCACCGGCACGCCGGAAGTCGGCGGCTTGACGACGCGTGAAGTTCTGCAATTGATCCGCGGCCTGAAAGGGATCAATCTTGTCGGCGGAGATGTTGTCGAGGTCGCCCCGCAATATGACGCGACCACGAATACCGCCCATGCCGGCGCCCAGGTCCTGTTCGAAATCCTGAGCCTGATGGTCTTCAGCCCGTCCATCGGCGGAAAGGGCGACTAAAAACGGCAACGACCGGAAACTGCAACATGTCAGACCAAACAAAAGAGGGAACAAAGTCATGAAAACCATACTCGAGGCGGCCATGAGCCGCCGAAACCTACTGGCGACCGGCCTCGCCGCCACCAGCATGCTATCGATGCCCGCCATTCTGCGCGCGCAGGACAAGTCGCTGAAGGTTGGCGTCTATGGCGGCTACTTCAAGGATTCGTTCGACAAGAACATCTTCCCGGAATTCACCAAGGCAACAGGCATTGCCGTCGAATCTGTGGCCGAACCGACGGGCGAGGCCTGGCTGGTGCAGCTGGAGCAGGCTGCCAAGGCCGGCCAGGCGCCTGCCGACCTTTCGATGATGTCTCAGGTCGCAATGCTCAAGGGTCAGGCGACCGAGTTGTGGACGGCAATTGACACAGCAAAGCTCAAGAACGCCTCCGGCCTCATCGACCGCTTCGTCAATAAGTATCCCGATGGCCGCATTGCCGGCGTCGGAGCCGTTGCGTGGTACATCACGCTCGTCACCAATACCGACGTCTTCAAAGAAGCGCCGACTTCCTGGAATGCCCTCTGGGATCCGGCAAATGCCGACAAACTCGGCTTGCTTGCTCTTGTTTCCAACTCTTTTTTGCTGGAAGTGACGGCCAAGACCCATTTCGGCGGCACAAACGCACTCGATACGGAAGAGGGTCTCCTGAAGGCATTCGAAAAGCTTGCCGAGGTGAAGCCGAATGTCCGCCTGTGGTATCGCGACGAGGCACAGTTCGAGCAGGCGCTGAAGTCCGGTGAAATCCCGATGGGACAGTATTATCACGACGTCACCGGCCTTGCCGCGGCCGATGGTTTTCCGGTCCGCTCGACTTTCCCCAAGGAAGGCGGCATCCAGGATTCCGGCTGCTGGGCGTTGTCGCGTGCCTCCAAGAAGGCGGAAGAGGCACATATCTTCATCGACTACATGTGTCAGCCGGCCATCCAGGCACTGATGTCGCGCAAGGTCGGCACGGCGCCAACGATCAAGCGCGAGTTGCTTGACCTGACCGACAAGGAGTTTGCAGCCGTCGCCTCCGACATCGAGCCGATCACGCCGCGCTACGATCTTTATCAGACCAAGTCCGATTGGCTGAACCAGAAATGGACGGAACTTATCGTCGGTTGAAGTTTTCGAGACTGACCGTTCCATAACAATGCATGCGCCTTGTGCCTTTGACGGCCAAGGCCCATGCGGGGCAATCGTCCTATGCACGTGGCCCATGCGGGGGATTTATGTCCGGACTGACACTCAACAATATCACCAAACAATTCGGCGCCTTCACCGCCGTCGACAATGTCCAGCTCAACGTTCCGCATGGCACGTTCGTCTGCCTGCTCGGCCCCTCCGGCTGCGGCAAGACAACGCTGCTGCGCATGATTGCCGGTCTCGACATGCCGACGAGCGGCGCCATTGTGCTCGACGGCAACGACATAACGGCCGTCCCGACCCATAAGCGGGATCTGGGGATGGTGTTTCAGTCCCTCGCGCTTTTCCCTCACCTGACCGTCGGCGAAAACATCGCCTATCCGCTGCGCATCCGTGGCACGGCCAAGGAAGCCCAGAAGAAGCGTGTCGATGAGCTGCTGTCGCTGATCCATTTGCCCGGCTATGCAGACCGGCCGGTGAACAAGCTTTCCGGCGGCCAGCGCCAGCGCGTCGCAATTGCCCGTGCACTGACGATTTCGCCGAAGCTCTTCCTGCTCGATGAACCGCTGTCGGCGCTCGATGCAAAACTGCGCGAGGCGATGCAGGTGGAACTGCGGCAGCTCCAGCAGACGCTTGGCATCACGACGATCGTCGTGACCCACGACCAGCGCGAAGCAATGACGATGGCAGATATCGTCGTCGTCATGAACAGTGGCGAACTGCGCCAGGCAGCAAGTCCGATCGAAATCTACCGCCGTCCCGCCGACCGTTTCGTCGCCGATTTCATCGGCTCGACCAACCTGCTCACGACGGAGGCCGACAGCGCCGGCCGCGCGACGGTCTTCGGCAAGGTCATCGAAGGCGTTCTGCTTCCTCCCGGCCTCAACAGAGCAACGATCTCGGTGCGGCCGGAGGACGTGCATCTGACGGCGCCAGGCGGCAACACTATCACTGGCAAAGTAACCTTCATTCGCGATCTCGGCGGCACGATCGAGACTTTCCTCGATCTATCTG is a genomic window of Rhizobium etli 8C-3 containing:
- a CDS encoding ABC transporter ATP-binding protein; translated protein: MSGLTLNNITKQFGAFTAVDNVQLNVPHGTFVCLLGPSGCGKTTLLRMIAGLDMPTSGAIVLDGNDITAVPTHKRDLGMVFQSLALFPHLTVGENIAYPLRIRGTAKEAQKKRVDELLSLIHLPGYADRPVNKLSGGQRQRVAIARALTISPKLFLLDEPLSALDAKLREAMQVELRQLQQTLGITTIVVTHDQREAMTMADIVVVMNSGELRQAASPIEIYRRPADRFVADFIGSTNLLTTEADSAGRATVFGKVIEGVLLPPGLNRATISVRPEDVHLTAPGGNTITGKVTFIRDLGGTIETFLDLSGTQVVAVSTPRERPAVTVGQEVGVKLSPEVCVVLQK
- a CDS encoding ABC transporter substrate-binding protein yields the protein MKTILEAAMSRRNLLATGLAATSMLSMPAILRAQDKSLKVGVYGGYFKDSFDKNIFPEFTKATGIAVESVAEPTGEAWLVQLEQAAKAGQAPADLSMMSQVAMLKGQATELWTAIDTAKLKNASGLIDRFVNKYPDGRIAGVGAVAWYITLVTNTDVFKEAPTSWNALWDPANADKLGLLALVSNSFLLEVTAKTHFGGTNALDTEEGLLKAFEKLAEVKPNVRLWYRDEAQFEQALKSGEIPMGQYYHDVTGLAAADGFPVRSTFPKEGGIQDSGCWALSRASKKAEEAHIFIDYMCQPAIQALMSRKVGTAPTIKRELLDLTDKEFAAVASDIEPITPRYDLYQTKSDWLNQKWTELIVG
- the speB gene encoding agmatinase; its protein translation is MAWNQTKLEELRAKFADSHGGEIFDPDFRKVADKIFSKSGTRLAPYAGVPTFLSAPYMPVGADEPDFGNLQVAITGVPMDLGVTNRPGSRFGPRALRAIERIGPYNHVLGTAPLFDLRAADIGDVPFQSRYRLELSHDDIEKRIGQIVDAGIAPLCVGGDHSITHPILKALGKKQPVGMIHIDAHCDTGGAFDQTKFHHGGPFRNAVLDGVLDPTRTVQIGIRGSAEYLWEFSYESGMTVIHAEEVTEMGMSAIIERAKKIVGDAPTYLSFDVDSLDPSFAPGTGTPEVGGLTTREVLQLIRGLKGINLVGGDVVEVAPQYDATTNTAHAGAQVLFEILSLMVFSPSIGGKGD